gatggtttgggacgttattttgagatgagttatagaaataactatctcgattattttcaaaaccacggccgcgtccacgaccacgaccacttcctcgtccacgtccacgtccacgacctcgacctcgacctcgacctcgaccaaaaccttgtctttgaatttgattttggtttccaggtttaaattcatttttacttacagcatttacttctggaaatgctgttgatccagtgggtcgggactgatgatttctcattaatagctcgttgttcttttccgccacaagaagacaggcgatgagttcagaatatctcgcaaatccacgcactctatattgttgctgtagtgttatatttgatgcgtgaaacgtggaaaatgttttttcaagcatttccgattctgtaacctcatgtccacaaaattttaactgcgagattattctatacatcgctgaattgtaatcactgacttttttaaagtcttggaatcttaacatattccattcatcacgggcggtcggaagtataacttcccttatatgttcaaatctctcttttaatcctttccacagagccatgggatctttttcgatgagatattcacattttaaaccttcatcaaggtgtcgtcgtaaaaatattatagcttttgctttttcttgtgatgaagatataccattttctttaatggtctcgcttagacccaatgactcaagatgcatttctacatcaagagtccatggcatatagtttttcccagtaatatcaagagcgatgaattcgagctttgccaagtttgccatggtggtactaaaaattacgatgcattttattagttaatgaatattgcaatacaaagtaatggataaacaacaagtacaagtattcgtaaaaataaagaaaacacacgaggaggatattctccgataaatacaagactggtgagtatgataaccaaaataattaaaaataacctcgtgaaagccatcttctttttttcttcgaaaatttgatgaagaataatttttagagaagaagagaaagttggagtgattgaatgtatttgtgagattgtatttatagagcaaaaactagccgttttgttaccgtttattaccgttggtgtataagaaaataaatgtatgtatttgtataattttatggtaataatatggtgtatataatattagtcatatttaaataattatgtatatcatatcacattattataattaggtgtcataagttattttgtttaaaaaaccttataggcttttatacttgtcgtatcccttaccgggagtgtgggatgtcgtcttaacatcctcccaggatttataacaagtttttgaaaaaattatttttattatttctaacaataacattatattatatattacatatataaacaataaataaataacagtaaaataaatattattacttttgttacctttttcttctgttcggagcttggaaaaatatggaggacttttagagcttcgtgctgataacgtgttgtgaaaaagtaaaaatttacggtaaaaaagtaaaaatctcaaactctcaaaattatcacactacacactttataatatttttctctcaactcaattgtgattttcttcacaaatgagagatctatttatagaaaatttttacaaataatccaaaaataaaatacatcattacctacatcatcacacactaattttcaatattcaacacctaattttacctaattttcaacattcaacattcacattttcaacacaaatatttaacacatttttaaataatatttcaacatttttattattatttgtatttaatatttttaataaaaacccaATCCCAACATAGCTACAGGTTTTCCACAAACATCACTTCCAATGGCGACAGCGGCGATTCCCGTTCTTCATCTTCAGCCTCCCTTCTGCAAATTCGTTTCCCCTCTTGCGCATTCGCGAAATCCCCGCCATATCCTCTCTTTCCCTCAATGCAACACCTTTAAGTTCAAATCCTTGACAAAGGTTCCGTTTGCTGTTACAGAATCGTCTGATTCACCCAAGTCCCTGGACTCCGACCCACAAATTCTGCTTCAGGAACTTGCAGTATGCACCAGAATATTTATACCCCTTTTCCTTGAAAATTCCAATTTATCGCTTTTTGGCTTATATTTGCATGAGAATATGTAGAATATGCTATTCTGGCTTAATGTTTAACTACTTGTGTATGTCTATTTCAGTGGTTTTGTTTTGGTGGACACGCAGGATTGTTTTGATCTTCCTTCGGATTATTTTTCGAAGCTACCGCGGGATCTTCGCCTTGATGTGAGTTAAATTCTTTGTAGAAGAAATGTGCAGCTGCTGAAGTTAGCTTCAGATTGCATCTTTTTTCGAATAATGCatgataaattgataattattggAACGGCTTACTTTGTTAATTCATGCAGAAATTTGGATGTGTGCGTTATACCATGAAGTTTGTTCTTGTAACTTATGAAAAAACGATTTGTGCTCTGGCTAGGCAGTGACGACATTCTGTATAGCAAGTTGGAGTTTAGGTTTCTAGGGTTAAAGTTACTACTGGTGAAGTGCAATTTTGATCTTCCGAACATGGCCTGTAGTTATGATTGATAAGTTGTGAGTTGCTTTGTAAATGAGATACTGTATTTAGTTGGAATTTGAAAGCACAGATTTGTATAATCTCACATAGAGGACCTTTGGATGTTGTACCTTTTTTGGTTGTTTTGGCTagaagaaaacagttacctgatTTTGTTCTATTGTGATATTTTCTTGTGCTTATGTGTATGGAGATTCTTATTACATGGAAAGTCTGACTATTTCTTTATGCAAATGTTGAAGCTGAATGATGCTGCCTTTGATCTTTCGAACGGGCCTGTAAAAAATGAGGTCAGTTATATACAGTTTCACACTTAAATCTTTATGAAACGAAAGCAAGGGATCCACTTGTTGATGATTTCTAATTGATGCTTTTatctttcaaagaaaaattataatCCAAATGCTGGTATTAGAACATCAAGTAATTTACTCTGTGATATAGTGTACCTATGTACTTCTTAATCGTAAATTATGACTGCCTGCATAAAGTCCAAATTTTGTAGAATCTTTAAATTCATAAGTTATAGATTTCTACTTGGCGTTTTTATCTTGCTCAGATAAATTATAATCCAAATACTCCTACTAGAACTTCAAGTGATTTGTGACTTAGTGTAACTGTGTACCTAATAGACAGGGACAGAGGGTATATATGGGCAATAGTGGGCTATTGTCTGGAAGGATTTAGCTCAAATTGTAGTAGCCTATTTGTAAAAACCAAGCATTACTTACTGCTGTCttgacttttgttttttgtaatGCAGTGTGGTGAAGAGATGGGACAGACTTTGTTAGATATAAGTCGAGCATGGGAACTTGCAGAAACTTCTACTTCAGCAAAATTAGTGAGCAAGCTCCCTTTGTTAGTGGGTTCCCTTACTAGCTTTAATAAATCAGGCAAGTCTGCAGATAAGTGATTTTACTACTTTGTAGTATTATGGTGTTTTAAGTTTCCTAATTAATTATTGATATGAATCTCttacacaagaaaaacaaacacgATTAATTGGAATCGTGCCCTCAATTCGATAACAAGGATCCGTTTTGTTGTCCCGACTTTTTGAATCAACTATTGCGCAAccttcacccctaaactacgaggtttagtaataaagaatcacAAAGAAACAACCGAAACCCAAacaaaccttcaaagaactcgtctttgacaatctgCGTAaggaacgatcgacaaacgccacaaagtaaaactttgataagtttgattttaaacacaaaagtttgagagaaaactcaaaagttTGTCTTCTATCAAtgaataataatcaaaagtgttcaaaatttcattcataatatgttttcatataaaaaagatatcaaatctagttccCCAAATAAATTGGACTCTAAACTAGGAAACTAGGGATTTTCTCGCAAGTAGGCGCGTTGGGGGCGGTGAAGTTTGGCCGCCCTAGCGCGAAGCGTTCTGGAATTCTGCACTTCGGACAATGTGTGGGGCGATGgggcggtaatgtttggccgcCCTAGCGCGGAGCTCTCTGGAATTCACCTTTTGAGCAGTACAGGGCGCGGCGCGTTGGGGCAGTATAGTTTGACCGCCCTAGCACGTGAATTTCTGGTCCGGAGGCATTCTCTTCATAATTTAGCACTTGAACCGCATTCCactgactcccaaacttactcccgtAAATCACGAACCCCTCGGGACTTGGTTCCTTGCTTGCAAGCTCTACTTGATTGCTCATGAGCCCATACAATGCttatttgaatctcttcagtcgtcccctcgtgattggtccctccggcaactctaaaggatctcaTGCCTTCCTTGGAGCGTggcctaccatgatcgcatcaaTTATACTATGTACTTTTCACTTATTGTTTGTTGTGTTTTGTTAGCACTTGGAAAGCACTTGGTGTCTGCTGGGAGGAGGTTCCAGTCGATGGGTCAATATGGTCAGGGTGAACTTCAAAAGGTaagaacatatttttttttgcttcAGTTCTTTCCCCATATGGCAGGAAATGAATACTTGCGAGTGTCATTgtattatttgttgtttttaaTGTTTGCATTCCACTTGCTAATCCCATTTTTATCTCAACTTTTTTGATCTTAGATTTCAGGCTGGTACTATCTTAATTGATATCTCTACTTCTTAGTGTCATGTTTTTCTGAGTGTTTTGTGGGTCGAGATAATGGTGAACTCGTGCGGTGTCGAACGTAAATCAGAGTAAAATActttcacaatttttaaatttttttgcatgTAGAACTATCTGTTTGCGCATATTCTTACAACCATATCACTATAGTAATtatatcattaaaatataaaagacgTTTGTTTGTAAACTTATTGTGAATATATGGAGAAGGGCCTGAACATTTTGAGATGGAGATAAATTTTGAGGAGTTGAGGTCATCATTGATCTCTGGTATTGTGCATAAAACTTGATGACGTTTGATCGCACTTTATATCCCTATTTACTATGACTTATATGGTTGTGTGCAATGCTCTAATTTTATGTCTTGATTCTCGAggatatttcaaaaattttgatgCCTTGACTGGATTTTTTTGTTGGATTTCACGGGCAAAGAAGTTTCTTTCTATTCTATgattattt
The DNA window shown above is from Primulina huaijiensis isolate GDHJ02 chromosome 12, ASM1229523v2, whole genome shotgun sequence and carries:
- the LOC140990476 gene encoding uncharacterized protein isoform X2, encoding MATAAIPVLHLQPPFCKFVSPLAHSRNPRHILSFPQCNTFKFKSLTKVPFAVTESSDSPKSLDSDPQILLQELADCFDLPSDYFSKLPRDLRLDLNDAAFDLSNGPVKNECGEEMGQTLLDISRAWELAETSTSAKLVSKLPLLVGSLTSFNKSALGKHLVSAGRRFQSMGQYGQGELQKIAKVMIKAGKLLSESRVSEVANEEPKQESRLLKFGELQAELTQKKAYIGAGIGFIFGILSWQLGQGIQSTPESSLEYANDNALLLAK
- the LOC140990476 gene encoding uncharacterized protein isoform X1; protein product: MATAAIPVLHLQPPFCKFVSPLAHSRNPRHILSFPQCNTFKFKSLTKVPFAVTESSDSPKSLDSDPQILLQELADCFDLPSDYFSKLPRDLRLDLNDAAFDLSNGPVKNECGEEMGQTLLDISRAWELAETSTSAKLVSKLPLLVGSLTSFNKSALGKHLVSAGRRFQSMGQYGQGELQKIAKVMIKAGKLLSESRVSEVANEEPKQESRLLKFGELQAELTQKKAYIGAGIGFIFGILSWQLGQGIQSTPESSLEYANDNALLLAKSLRGALLVLSYSLAVLSAIATAGLILLGGQLNSKGK
- the LOC140990476 gene encoding uncharacterized protein isoform X3, with the protein product MATAAIPVLHLQPPFCKFVSPLAHSRNPRHILSFPQCNTFKFKSLTKVPFAVTESSDSPKSLDSDPQILLQELADCFDLPSDYFSKLPRDLRLDLNDAAFDLSNGPVKNECGEEMGQTLLDISRAWELAETSTSAKLVSKLPLLVGSLTSFNKSALGKHLVSAGRRFQSMGQYGQGELQKIAKVMIKAGKLLSESRVSEVANEEPKQESRLLKFGELQAELTQKKAYIGAGIGFIFGSRHPKHARELLRVCK